Proteins encoded within one genomic window of Halobacteroides halobius DSM 5150:
- a CDS encoding lipopolysaccharide kinase InaA family protein translates to MDTGLRQVVENINCEIEEKSSSDKLIWLTQEWATDNFREFISYRDELETGKIIDDNRNLLVHISADIKPNLKEDIMVKKFNLVRKYDKLRFCFLNSKAVRSLRLALALQELGLNTPQPLAVIEERGKFNQLIYSYFITEYIDYDYNLLDIVKDYDHPQREKVKGYLPLIADDIRQMHDAGIVHNDLHAGNILVKEREDKPEFYYIDLNRGRIKDELSIKARMKDLARFKLTEEEQEVFLKNYDPQNYKKLLKLMIAQREKRKKFKEWKRKVRIIFKK, encoded by the coding sequence GTGGATACGGGCTTAAGGCAAGTGGTTGAAAATATAAATTGTGAGATAGAAGAGAAGAGTTCAAGTGATAAATTAATTTGGCTTACTCAAGAATGGGCTACTGATAATTTTAGAGAATTTATAAGTTATAGAGATGAATTAGAAACTGGAAAGATTATTGATGATAATCGTAATCTATTAGTCCATATTTCAGCTGATATAAAGCCAAATCTTAAAGAAGATATTATGGTCAAAAAATTCAACCTAGTTAGAAAGTATGATAAATTAAGATTTTGTTTTCTAAATTCTAAGGCAGTTCGTTCTTTACGATTAGCTTTGGCCTTACAAGAGTTAGGACTTAATACTCCTCAGCCTTTAGCTGTTATAGAAGAAAGAGGTAAGTTCAATCAACTAATTTATAGTTATTTTATTACTGAGTATATTGATTATGATTACAATCTATTAGATATTGTTAAGGATTATGACCATCCTCAGCGAGAGAAAGTAAAAGGCTATCTCCCTTTAATTGCAGATGATATCAGACAGATGCATGATGCAGGAATAGTTCATAATGATCTTCACGCAGGTAACATTTTAGTTAAGGAGAGAGAAGATAAGCCTGAATTTTATTATATAGATTTAAATCGAGGTCGGATAAAGGATGAGTTAAGTATTAAGGCTAGGATGAAGGATTTGGCAAGATTTAAATTAACAGAAGAGGAACAAGAGGTCTTTCTTAAAAATTATGATCCCCAAAACTATAAAAAACTACTAAAATTAATGATCGCTCAAAGAGAAAAAAGAAAGAAGTTTAAAGAATGGAAAAGAAAAGTGAGAATTATTTTTAAAAAATAA
- a CDS encoding glycosyltransferase, whose amino-acid sequence MKKILFLNSCVEWGGGEKWTFETALELHNRGYQVTVGSVPNSELYQRAKENGLNTKVVPIRGSLTVLNPVKLISFVNYLKSEEIDTIFLNLSQDLKFGGLAGRLAGVDKTIYRRGSAIPIKDRFYTEFLLENCVTDIIANSQSTKETILENTAQWLSEEKIEIIYNGIKLNKVEQEQEVGPDIRDEFGINKETTLIGNVGRLSEQKGHKYLVKTVDLLKDRLDDFKVLVVGKGELESKIKKQVKDLDLEEYIIFTGFRSDIYNIMSQMDFLLHTALWEGFGFVIAEAMAVGKPIVSTNVSNISEIIIEGKTGYLAESKKPENIAKEVIKMVKLSPDERNKMGQLGKEIVKDNFAFQDKVSRLEDLYLIMSDKKLVTSKQ is encoded by the coding sequence TTGAAGAAGATATTATTCCTCAATAGTTGTGTAGAATGGGGCGGTGGAGAAAAGTGGACTTTTGAAACAGCTCTAGAATTACATAATAGAGGTTATCAAGTGACTGTTGGTAGTGTTCCTAATAGTGAATTATATCAACGAGCTAAAGAGAATGGACTTAATACTAAAGTAGTTCCTATTAGAGGTAGCTTAACAGTTCTAAATCCAGTTAAGTTAATATCTTTTGTTAATTACTTAAAAAGTGAGGAAATAGATACTATTTTTTTAAATTTATCTCAGGATTTAAAGTTTGGTGGCTTAGCAGGTAGATTAGCTGGAGTAGATAAAACCATCTATAGACGAGGTAGTGCAATCCCTATTAAAGATAGGTTTTATACTGAGTTTTTATTAGAAAATTGTGTAACTGATATTATAGCTAACTCTCAATCTACTAAAGAGACGATTTTAGAAAATACGGCTCAGTGGTTATCTGAAGAGAAGATAGAGATTATTTATAATGGAATAAAGTTGAATAAAGTAGAGCAAGAGCAGGAAGTTGGTCCTGATATTCGGGATGAGTTTGGAATAAATAAAGAAACTACTCTAATAGGGAATGTAGGTAGACTAAGTGAGCAGAAAGGACATAAATACTTAGTAAAAACAGTTGATTTACTAAAGGATAGACTAGATGACTTTAAAGTTTTAGTAGTTGGTAAGGGAGAGTTAGAATCTAAGATAAAAAAGCAAGTTAAAGATTTAGATTTAGAAGAATACATAATTTTTACTGGTTTTAGAAGTGATATTTATAATATTATGAGCCAGATGGATTTCTTATTACATACAGCTTTATGGGAAGGTTTTGGTTTTGTAATTGCTGAAGCAATGGCTGTTGGTAAGCCGATTGTAAGTACTAATGTAAGTAATATTTCTGAGATTATAATAGAAGGAAAGACTGGTTACTTAGCTGAAAGTAAAAAACCTGAGAATATTGCTAAAGAGGTTATTAAAATGGTTAAGCTTAGTCCAGATGAAAGAAATAAGATGGGACAATTAGGTAAAGAGATAGTAAAAGATAATTTTGCTTTTCAGGATAAAGTTTCGAGACTAGAAGATCTATATCTTATAATGAGTGACAAGAAATTAGTAACGAGTAAGCAGTGA
- a CDS encoding glycosyltransferase family 2 protein, translating to MVSIGVLVLTYNEEDNIEECLESVSWVDEIVVVDSYSQDDTLELARQYTSNIYQREFDDFATQRNYGLDQMESEWVLVVDADERVTSDLQEEVLNKLSNPEASGYKIPRKNYFLGKWIKYCGWYPDYTLRLFKVADNRYSGLVHEGLKIEGTVEKLEGTLIHYTYRDLEHYLNKINHYTTLDAQKKYQAGKRKRLLYILMRPVLEFIKKYILKKGFLLGSQGLILAILSSYYQFLKYIKLWEKYNSDES from the coding sequence ATGGTATCTATTGGAGTATTAGTTTTAACTTATAATGAAGAGGATAATATTGAAGAATGTTTAGAAAGCGTTAGCTGGGTTGATGAGATAGTAGTAGTCGACTCTTATAGCCAAGATGATACTTTAGAGTTGGCCCGGCAGTATACTTCAAATATCTATCAACGTGAATTTGATGACTTTGCTACCCAGCGAAACTATGGTTTAGACCAGATGGAGTCAGAATGGGTGTTAGTAGTTGATGCTGACGAACGTGTTACTTCTGATTTACAAGAAGAAGTCTTAAATAAGTTATCTAATCCTGAAGCTAGTGGTTATAAGATTCCTCGGAAGAATTATTTCCTAGGCAAATGGATTAAATACTGTGGCTGGTATCCAGATTATACACTACGGCTATTTAAAGTAGCTGATAATAGATATAGTGGATTAGTTCACGAAGGGTTAAAGATAGAAGGAACAGTAGAAAAACTGGAGGGCACTTTAATTCATTATACTTATCGTGATTTAGAACATTACTTAAATAAGATTAATCACTATACTACTTTAGATGCTCAAAAGAAGTATCAAGCTGGCAAAAGAAAAAGACTATTATATATATTAATGCGTCCAGTATTAGAGTTTATCAAGAAGTATATCCTGAAGAAAGGCTTTCTGCTAGGTTCTCAGGGTCTTATCTTAGCTATTTTATCATCCTACTATCAATTTTTAAAGTATATTAAGTTGTGGGAGAAGTATAATAGCGATGAGTCGTGA
- a CDS encoding glycosyltransferase family 4 protein, translated as MNKLNILHIHSAKHFGGGEVHLYQLAKGLSARGHNLVLAIREPMVDKFSGLDVKIEELPLRNVLDLSSISQLVKIIKENKIDIIHVHRGKGYWLGVISVKLARRGKVVATRHILRSLGKGYVYSRLYENISRFIAVSNEVKNILVQENKIADDKIAVIYNGVNIENFNTKKVDNQGLKQEFGLKNNELVVGTVGRLGALKNQELLVKMAAKLKNKADVKYLIVGEDNSSNQSYKHRLEDLIKEFKLEDKVVLTGFRRDIPELMSLFDILVVPSQEESFGIVAIEAMAMKKPVVASDVGGLKEIIQDNKTGFLVPLVEKEFIGRLLKLINNSNLRKKMGQTGYERVLNKFTIEAMIDQTEELYFSCVLWA; from the coding sequence ATGAACAAATTAAATATACTACATATTCATTCTGCTAAACACTTTGGTGGTGGAGAAGTCCATCTCTACCAACTGGCTAAAGGGCTATCTGCAAGAGGTCATAATCTTGTTTTGGCAATTAGAGAACCTATGGTTGATAAGTTTTCAGGGTTAGATGTTAAGATAGAAGAGTTACCTTTAAGAAATGTGTTAGATCTTTCTTCTATTTCACAGTTAGTTAAAATTATAAAAGAGAATAAAATAGATATCATTCATGTTCATCGTGGGAAAGGTTATTGGTTAGGTGTTATCTCTGTTAAGTTGGCTAGAAGAGGTAAAGTAGTAGCTACCAGACATATTCTTCGTTCTTTAGGAAAGGGATATGTTTATTCTCGATTATATGAGAATATTAGTAGATTTATAGCTGTATCTAATGAAGTAAAGAATATTTTAGTTCAGGAAAATAAGATAGCTGATGACAAGATAGCTGTAATCTATAATGGAGTTAATATTGAAAATTTTAATACTAAAAAGGTTGATAATCAAGGCTTAAAGCAGGAATTTGGACTTAAGAATAATGAGTTAGTAGTCGGAACGGTAGGTAGATTAGGTGCACTTAAGAATCAAGAGTTATTGGTCAAGATGGCTGCTAAACTAAAGAATAAAGCAGATGTTAAGTATCTAATTGTAGGAGAAGATAATAGTTCTAATCAAAGCTATAAGCATAGACTAGAAGACTTGATTAAAGAGTTTAAATTAGAAGATAAGGTGGTTTTAACAGGATTTCGTAGAGATATTCCTGAACTAATGAGCCTTTTTGATATTCTCGTTGTTCCTTCACAAGAAGAATCATTTGGGATTGTGGCTATTGAAGCTATGGCAATGAAGAAACCAGTAGTAGCTAGTGATGTTGGTGGCTTAAAAGAAATTATTCAAGATAATAAAACAGGATTTTTAGTACCTTTAGTAGAAAAAGAATTTATAGGCAGGTTGCTAAAGCTAATAAATAATTCAAATTTAAGAAAAAAGATGGGTCAAACTGGATATGAAAGAGTATTAAATAAATTTACAATTGAAGCCATGATTGACCAGACGGAGGAGTTGTATTTTAGTTGTGTGCTGTGGGCATAA
- the waaF gene encoding lipopolysaccharide heptosyltransferase II translates to MNQMQKAERIVIIDLLYLGDLLFATPFFRNLKKNFPQARIDLVANANFAEIIEDNPHLEQVYAYDKDWGLTESWSFARELSGNDYDLGLNIHGNWRTALLLKIINPKYSVGYGTKGRGVFLDQTLTPVEAGHMVDNYLALLPEIDLDIFDDAGQELGINDSALESMEQFLTTANTDENKIIGLNTGASWPTKRWPCHNWANLADKLIKQGAKVVFFGGPGDVDRVDQIVNMMEEEPIVAAGKTNLKELAALASLCDLFISGDSGPVHVAASVDTPTIAIFGPSDEKKYHPYGENHQVIKTELDCRPCGEHECPLEHHQCMENISAEEVLSCVL, encoded by the coding sequence ATGAATCAGATGCAAAAAGCTGAACGAATAGTAATTATCGATCTACTATATTTGGGAGACTTGCTATTTGCCACCCCATTCTTTCGTAATTTGAAAAAGAATTTTCCCCAAGCTAGAATAGATTTAGTAGCCAATGCCAATTTTGCTGAGATAATTGAGGACAATCCTCATTTGGAGCAGGTGTATGCCTATGATAAAGATTGGGGCCTTACAGAAAGTTGGAGTTTTGCTCGAGAGCTAAGCGGTAATGATTATGATCTAGGACTTAATATCCATGGTAATTGGCGGACTGCTCTATTACTAAAGATAATTAATCCTAAGTATAGTGTAGGGTATGGTACCAAAGGTAGAGGAGTTTTTTTAGACCAGACTTTAACTCCAGTGGAAGCAGGACATATGGTTGATAATTATCTTGCTTTATTACCAGAAATAGATCTAGATATTTTTGATGATGCAGGACAGGAGTTAGGAATTAATGATTCGGCTTTAGAGAGTATGGAGCAGTTTTTAACTACAGCTAATACTGATGAAAATAAGATTATTGGTTTGAATACAGGAGCTAGTTGGCCTACTAAACGGTGGCCTTGCCATAATTGGGCCAACCTAGCAGATAAATTAATCAAGCAAGGGGCTAAAGTAGTCTTTTTTGGTGGGCCCGGTGATGTTGATCGGGTAGACCAGATAGTAAATATGATGGAGGAGGAACCTATTGTAGCTGCCGGAAAGACTAATTTAAAGGAGTTAGCTGCTTTAGCGTCATTATGTGACTTATTTATTAGTGGTGATAGTGGACCAGTTCATGTAGCTGCTAGTGTAGATACTCCGACTATAGCTATTTTTGGCCCGTCAGATGAGAAAAAGTATCACCCGTACGGAGAGAATCATCAAGTAATAAAGACTGAACTTGATTGTCGCCCGTGTGGTGAGCATGAGTGTCCTTTAGAACATCATCAGTGTATGGAGAATATTAGTGCTGAGGAAGTTTTGAGCTGTGTGCTGTGA
- a CDS encoding glycosyltransferase N-terminal domain-containing protein — MRVAYWLYDLLLLVVFIFYLPVMLYKIIFKGEPKEQFKQRLGFLSARIKYNLSGKQVIWVHAASVGETGAAEPLVTKLRDKFPKYKILFSTMTTTGQEMAHKLIDEADEIIYFPFDLPWIIKRVLQTVNPELIVLMETELWPNLISQASKKGSQIMVASGRISDQSIDRYQKLGPFVEDVLAKIDSFSMQSQLDKERIITLGANEDIVYNNGNTKFDQEYGSTSPEAKEKIYQEFKLDPKEPIIVAGSTHEDEEEQLLSCYQKLKEKFPDLVLLLAPRYVVRKEEIEAIYHRAGIKTVRRSRIKTRDPQQESVIIVDTIGELASLYGIADLVFVGGSLIDRGGHNILEPAAQGKLVFFGPAMYNFKDSTELLLEHGVGIQVQDADQLAVKMACYLKDRARLKAKNRQALDLIKQNQGAARANAKLAQQLIATRKILLVRLSAIGDVIHALPVARAVRETYPQAQLTWIVEEKAKDLVIDNPNLDRVIVLPKEQWKADFKANKRATLKEAKEFFAKIRKEYDFDLALDLHGLFKSGLTAYLSGAKRRIGSQAGQEGSPLFYNQQLELPTTQMHQIDKHLYLAKKGLGATSQEVGFDIVISKEEKIKVDQLLTELKITETDKLVAINPLTSWESKNWLPSRYAQLADRLIKELDVTVIFTGGPSDQEQIEAIQDQMDTLAYNLAGQTNLKETAELYRRALIFVGGDTGPLHLAVAMGLPAVALFGPTTPVTHGPYGKEHIVIQPDIECKKCWKRECPKETHRCMEEITVDQVFSVINQKIGV, encoded by the coding sequence ATGCGAGTAGCTTATTGGCTGTATGATTTATTGTTATTAGTTGTTTTTATTTTTTATTTGCCAGTTATGTTATATAAAATAATATTCAAAGGAGAACCTAAAGAACAATTTAAGCAACGTTTAGGATTCTTATCTGCTAGGATTAAATATAATCTATCAGGGAAACAGGTAATTTGGGTTCATGCAGCCTCTGTGGGTGAAACCGGAGCCGCTGAACCATTAGTTACAAAGTTACGTGATAAATTTCCCAAGTATAAGATTCTATTTTCTACGATGACTACTACGGGCCAAGAGATGGCCCATAAATTAATAGATGAGGCAGATGAGATCATCTACTTTCCTTTTGATTTACCCTGGATTATCAAGCGGGTTCTACAAACAGTTAACCCAGAATTAATCGTGTTAATGGAGACAGAATTATGGCCTAACTTAATTAGCCAAGCTAGCAAAAAAGGAAGTCAGATAATGGTTGCTAGTGGTCGAATTAGTGACCAAAGTATTGATCGTTATCAAAAACTAGGTCCTTTCGTAGAAGATGTATTAGCTAAGATTGATTCTTTTAGTATGCAGTCACAGTTAGATAAAGAAAGAATAATTACATTAGGGGCTAATGAAGATATAGTTTATAATAATGGAAATACTAAGTTTGACCAAGAGTATGGTAGTACTAGCCCTGAGGCTAAAGAAAAAATTTATCAAGAGTTTAAATTAGATCCTAAAGAACCTATTATAGTAGCTGGTAGTACTCATGAGGATGAGGAAGAACAGTTACTATCTTGTTACCAGAAGTTAAAAGAAAAGTTTCCTGATTTAGTCTTGCTCTTGGCCCCTAGATATGTAGTCCGAAAAGAAGAAATTGAGGCTATCTATCATAGAGCAGGGATTAAGACTGTCAGAAGAAGTAGAATTAAGACTAGAGACCCCCAGCAGGAGTCAGTGATTATAGTAGATACTATTGGTGAGCTAGCTAGCTTATATGGGATTGCCGACCTTGTTTTTGTAGGGGGTAGTTTAATAGATAGAGGAGGACATAATATTTTAGAACCTGCTGCCCAAGGAAAACTGGTCTTCTTTGGCCCAGCTATGTATAACTTTAAGGATAGTACAGAGTTATTATTAGAGCATGGCGTAGGAATTCAGGTACAGGATGCTGACCAGTTGGCAGTTAAAATGGCCTGTTATCTTAAAGACCGAGCTAGGTTAAAGGCTAAAAATAGACAAGCCCTAGATTTAATTAAGCAAAATCAAGGAGCAGCTAGGGCCAATGCTAAGTTAGCCCAACAATTAATAGCTACCAGAAAGATATTATTAGTTCGTTTAAGTGCTATTGGGGATGTAATTCATGCTTTACCAGTAGCTAGAGCAGTTAGAGAGACTTATCCGCAGGCCCAATTAACTTGGATTGTAGAGGAAAAAGCAAAGGATTTAGTAATAGATAATCCTAATTTAGATCGAGTTATTGTCTTACCTAAAGAGCAATGGAAAGCCGACTTTAAAGCAAACAAGAGGGCTACTCTAAAAGAAGCTAAAGAATTTTTTGCTAAGATAAGAAAAGAATATGATTTTGATTTAGCTTTAGATCTTCATGGCTTATTTAAAAGTGGTCTAACAGCTTATCTAAGTGGGGCCAAGCGAAGAATCGGTTCCCAAGCGGGCCAAGAAGGTAGTCCCCTCTTTTATAATCAACAGCTAGAACTACCTACAACCCAGATGCACCAGATTGATAAGCACCTTTATTTAGCTAAAAAGGGGTTAGGAGCTACCAGTCAAGAGGTAGGATTTGATATTGTGATCTCTAAAGAAGAAAAAATAAAGGTAGATCAATTATTAACTGAACTAAAGATAACAGAAACTGATAAATTAGTAGCTATTAATCCTTTAACTAGCTGGGAATCTAAAAATTGGTTACCTAGCAGATACGCTCAATTAGCTGATAGATTGATTAAAGAATTAGATGTTACAGTTATCTTTACTGGCGGGCCAAGTGATCAAGAGCAGATAGAAGCCATTCAAGATCAAATGGATACTCTAGCCTATAATCTAGCAGGCCAGACTAATCTAAAAGAAACAGCCGAGCTTTATAGGCGGGCCCTAATTTTTGTAGGTGGTGATACAGGTCCACTTCATCTAGCAGTAGCTATGGGTCTTCCCGCGGTAGCACTCTTTGGCCCAACTACTCCAGTAACTCATGGCCCTTATGGCAAAGAACATATTGTGATTCAACCAGATATAGAATGTAAAAAATGCTGGAAGCGAGAGTGTCCCAAGGAGACTCATAGGTGCATGGAAGAAATAACAGTTGATCAAGTTTTTAGTGTTATTAATCAAAAAATTGGAGTGTGA
- a CDS encoding LptA/OstA family protein produces the protein MRKVTIITVLILVFFVQPAMAAKPPFTIQADDHVGFSQAKREIEAEGNVLITLKDGSIRADKVVISLAEKLVRAKGNVVLINGEQKVTGTALKYNYQTKTGQLFNSQTKQDRITFRGEVIKLKKDKMTIKDTSLTPCALEDPHYKLTAKEVKVYPQDKIIATGVWLWVKDYKLLPLPTYTVSLKEGTKQQTTSIPEPNFGYNMQDGAYMSINYDHYVNQDLQGTIYTKAATKGPNQLNLDYTYSPHQYLSFNPKLEYNQKFGLDSYLKLSNQLGPMTSHLKYNSYVIKDEDDAEYKERKEITHWQTTTKLKGLRLNTLLKQEGANKYLQEKFSVSKAWSDYYWKLESSRHTDIEYQPQFSLGIKNKQLDNGVLLSAGIKTGTIQAEKNHGTADLETTREQLNLSLKQDYKLTEQTKFSWAGQIVDATYGTGNNYRSYDFSAGLDRDLPFLQLGLNYNYYGDRGQTPFKFDDLITDALGNRHLISGSIGQADIKLTNNTELDWKVYGNRTFYETGEEYGQYGLNAGIKHQINEVNSLALDYKYRTLDHKSPKPATELDFVAEDELDLINQLDLTYNFQTDKGKFPYWDVEIKAGYDFTAEELAKLKYSVTREFDCFGLQFDLDQINKEANWRLNFKY, from the coding sequence GTGCGGAAGGTTACAATCATTACAGTACTGATATTAGTCTTTTTTGTCCAACCAGCAATGGCAGCTAAGCCACCATTTACTATTCAAGCAGATGACCACGTAGGTTTTTCGCAGGCTAAAAGAGAAATTGAAGCCGAAGGAAATGTATTAATCACACTTAAAGACGGATCAATTAGAGCAGATAAAGTAGTAATTTCATTAGCAGAGAAGCTAGTTAGAGCTAAAGGAAATGTAGTATTGATCAATGGCGAACAAAAGGTTACAGGAACAGCCCTAAAGTATAACTATCAAACTAAGACGGGCCAGTTATTTAATAGCCAGACAAAACAAGATAGGATTACTTTTAGAGGTGAGGTCATTAAACTAAAAAAAGATAAAATGACGATTAAAGATACCTCCTTAACACCTTGCGCTTTAGAAGATCCTCATTATAAGTTAACTGCTAAAGAAGTTAAAGTCTATCCTCAAGATAAGATTATAGCAACTGGAGTTTGGTTGTGGGTTAAAGATTATAAATTACTACCCCTGCCAACTTATACAGTTAGTTTAAAAGAAGGAACTAAACAGCAGACAACCTCTATTCCCGAACCTAATTTTGGTTATAACATGCAAGATGGAGCTTATATGTCAATCAATTATGACCATTACGTTAATCAGGATTTACAGGGGACTATTTATACTAAAGCTGCAACTAAAGGGCCAAATCAACTTAATCTAGACTACACTTATAGCCCACATCAGTATTTAAGCTTTAATCCTAAATTAGAGTACAATCAAAAATTTGGTCTAGACTCTTATCTTAAATTGTCTAATCAACTAGGGCCCATGACTAGTCACTTAAAGTATAACTCTTATGTAATCAAGGATGAAGATGATGCAGAGTATAAAGAGAGAAAAGAAATAACCCACTGGCAGACAACAACCAAGCTCAAGGGGCTAAGATTAAATACTTTACTAAAGCAAGAAGGGGCTAATAAATATCTACAAGAGAAGTTTTCTGTATCTAAAGCATGGTCTGATTACTATTGGAAGTTAGAAAGTAGTCGCCACACCGACATTGAGTATCAGCCCCAATTTTCTCTAGGGATTAAAAATAAACAACTAGACAATGGCGTTTTATTATCAGCTGGGATTAAGACAGGAACTATTCAGGCTGAAAAAAATCACGGCACAGCAGATCTAGAAACAACTAGAGAACAATTAAATTTAAGTCTAAAACAAGATTATAAGTTAACAGAGCAGACTAAATTTAGTTGGGCTGGTCAGATAGTAGATGCAACTTATGGTACAGGAAATAATTATCGTAGTTATGACTTTAGTGCAGGATTAGATAGAGATTTACCATTTTTACAACTTGGTTTAAATTATAACTACTATGGTGATCGAGGTCAGACTCCTTTTAAATTTGATGATTTGATTACTGATGCTTTAGGTAATAGACACTTAATCTCTGGTAGTATTGGCCAGGCAGATATTAAATTAACAAATAATACAGAATTAGATTGGAAGGTTTATGGCAACAGAACCTTTTATGAAACTGGAGAAGAATATGGACAATATGGTTTAAATGCAGGAATTAAACATCAGATTAATGAAGTTAATAGTTTAGCACTAGATTATAAATATCGTACTCTAGATCATAAGAGCCCTAAACCAGCTACTGAACTTGATTTTGTAGCTGAAGATGAACTTGATTTAATCAACCAACTTGATCTAACTTATAATTTCCAAACAGACAAGGGTAAATTTCCTTATTGGGATGTAGAAATCAAGGCAGGTTATGATTTTACAGCAGAAGAATTAGCAAAGTTAAAATACTCTGTTACGCGAGAGTTTGATTGCTTTGGCCTGCAGTTTGATCTAGACCAGATTAATAAAGAGGCTAACTGGAGACTTAACTTTAAATATTAA